Within the Miscanthus floridulus cultivar M001 chromosome 2, ASM1932011v1, whole genome shotgun sequence genome, the region ATAGCAGACTAACTGTGTATTTCTCAGGACCTTGAAAAAATTCAAGAATAGAACCGCTGGACTAACATTGTAGGAACATAATAATGAGAAACATCGTGCTGAACTGATCAATAAGGACTTCGAGTTGGAGCATCTTGTATAGGTGTCAATATTGTTCAGTCAATCACACATAACCAGTAGGTGGTCTTAAATAAGTTATTGCATTTTGCCCTTCTGCAATAGTCTCACTGAGCACTAGAAAATGTATTGCGGTTATCCTCTAACAGTAATTGAAAATTTTGCCCTCGCGGCCTGAGTAGCTTTAATAGTTTTTATTTCAAATCTAGACAACAATGTCAGGATCCTTTTGTCGTTTGCCTCAATATTATTCTGTtaatcatttttttttttgcagttcACATAACAGTCAGGATTGTTGTAATAATCAAGCACATGTTCTTATTGCAGGCTAATCCTCCGCAGCTCCACTCAAATCTGTTGTACATACAAAGATATAGACGGCAAACACGATTGGTGTCAGAGGCTCAATACTTTTTTACAAACATATTGTCTGCTGAGTCTTTCATATGGAACATTGATGGGGAATCATTATCCATGAATGAACTAGATTTTCAAAGGAAGATGGATTCGGCAAGGGAACGCTTGTTGGGATTATCAGCTGACTCAGAAAACCAGGATAGTCAAGCCAATCCTGATGTCCAAGATCGGAAATCACAAAATCTTAAAGCTAACAGGAATTCTGATGCCAGCTTATCTTTGAAAGATCACGCCCAAGGTTCAGGACAGGATATGAGAAGGGACAGTGATGTGACTGTGAGTGGTAAACATGTTGAGCAGGTGCAATCTGTTTCTGATTTAGAGAAGAAAGGAGCAGGGGAACTCCTCAATGAGGATGACTTGAACAAAAAATTCCAGGAGTACCCGTTCCTGTTTGCCCGTGCTAGTGATCTGACTATTGCTGATGTAGAAAGCCTTTTGAATTCGTACAAGCAACTAGTACTTCGGTATGTAGCACTTGCACAAGGTATGGGTGTCAGCCCTGAAACCACTCTTGCTCAGAGCGGGCAGACATCTGATCTTGTAGTATCTGAGGAGCCAGAAAATTTGAATAGCGTGGTAAATGACAATGAGAACAGTGAAATAAATAGTAAAAAAGTTGTTGATGTTATAAGCGAAAACCATCATTCAGAAGCGGTTGACACAGAAGCATCTGAACAAATGACCCAGAAAACTGCTGTTGATTCCAGTGATGATCTGAAGGCATTGCATCAGCCAGAGAATGCATGACCTGCTGGTCAAGCCAAGATGAAGTGGCGATACATGGTGGAAGTACTCTGAAGTGTGGTCTTATACCTAAAGACGACAATGATCACAAAACAGAGTGCACATTTCCCCGAAGCCATATGCAGCAGCTCCTCGAGCCGCAACTGTGTATGCTGGAGGCTTGAACGTCAACATAGTGGAAGATTAATGCATTCTGCTGAAGCTGTTCTTAGATCCAAATGCTCATTGCATTGTAGTTCTTGGGCTCTTGGCTCTGTTGTAATTTCATTTTGTGGTGAACACACCTTTTCATGTTCTTATGCTTCTGTAACTAGAGTTTCGGTATGTGAAGCTTAGGTCATATCAAAATTTTATATTCAGGGCAAAGAGTATGAAAATTCTGAAAACTGTTGCATTTTTTGGTATATATTTCGTTAAATTTTGAGACTCATTGACTCCCGAGAAGCAAGAATGAGACGCTTTCGAGAACAAAAACAGTAGAATATAAATGATTAGATGCATGTCTACACCTCTTATCCAACTAGTTGAGTTAGCCTCACTCACCAGTGTGGTGTTCGCGTGTTCCGGTGTAACTTTACGGATTCGATGTTGGTTACATTAAACCGCTAACTGTCTGGTAGATTCCGATCACACACAAGAATTTTCGTCGGCTCAATCATAGGGGATCTACCATCAGGACTGAGAATTCGAGATCTACGAGAGGTAAGTGCCGTATAATAACAATACATTTCCTCTTCTGTTGAGCTGTACAGAACATGCGTACGTACTTCTCTCTGTACCCCCCAAATCGCTGCGTAGTCACCGTTCGATTCAAAGGCTCCAGAACCGGCGCGTGTGCTTCCTAGTTTGTTTGAACACTTGCCGACATGAACAATCCGATGTTTGTTTATTTATCTTGAACAAGGACTTGCTCAACAATTTATTGCCACTGTACATTAttacaccacacacacacacacacacacacacacacacacacacacacacacacacacatatatatatatatagtggtaACATGGAATGTGCTAAGCTTCTATACGATGGAGTACCTTGTTAGCTTCTGTTTGGCCGGTCGGCCCCTTGGGGCCTGACTCCCTGAGTCGTCACCCGAGGTCGCAGAAGCCACAAGGTAGCACGAATTTACGCCTTCCTAGcgctacttttcagccatggaataaaatttttctctcataatattttAGCGTAAAtattagcataagccaaatttcagcatagcCGACATCATGTGGTAAACAAGTACTATGTGTGACTTGGAAGTTTTGCCGATGAACGCACCCTTCCTTTTCATATTGCCGATTAACCGCAGACCTCTTAAATAAACTAGTACATGTGAAAGGAAACGAGAACGACGGGTGCGCTAGATTCGAGCTGGATCAAAAGCAGCGTGTGCATTCACCTTTACAACACCAAAAACTATTGATAGATCAGCAGCACAGGTACAGCACAGCTAGCGTGCAACTGCGAACTGCTTAGACGCGAAGCCTCCTCAGGATCGGCCGGAGACACAAAGCGCGTCCTTCCGAGCACTTTCTGATTAGATTAAGCAATCACGAGTAATTCTTTAACAAAATGGAGGCAAATCTAGTCTAGCAGAAAGTATCCAATGCTCTCGCTCGCTCAACAATCCATGAACTTACTGTGTTCAGAATTCAGATGAGTACAAATAATTAAATCTATCTTTTTGGTcttatcaaaaaacaaaagaatcTTTGGTGGAAGCTGGCTGGCTGGGTATGCATGCACCTAGCTAGGTACTCCTTGCAATGCTGAcagggagaagaaaaaaaaacggaGCAATGCATGTATGAACACTGCATAACGATTGATCTTTAGAGGCCTAGCAGAAACTCCACAGCCTCATCAACTCGCCGTCGTCCTCGGGCTCCTCCCACGTCGACGAGaacggcgcggcggcgccggtgtccaCCAGATCCATGAACTTGGGCGAGGCGAACGCCTCCAGGTCCGTCCACAGCTCCTCTCCCTCGGGCGGCGAGCCGGTGCTGGCCGCGGCGGACGATGTCGTCGTCGCGTGCTGCTCCTGGTGGACGTGATCGGTGCTGCCCTGCGTCGACGACAGCGAGGCAGACGTCGGCGTCGTTGCGCAGGCGCTGGAAGAGCACCTGTTGTCGGCGCTGGCGGTCATGCCGGCGTCGTCGATCGCCGCGGCAGCCGCGGCCGCGGCGCGCTGGATGGACCTCGGTGACATGCCGCCGCCGGCAGCCGGGTCGTCGTCCTTGTCAGCACGCCGGTGGGAGGAGGACGCGGACGAGGAGGGTGATGAGGTGGGGAAGTTGAGGACGGCGTCGGAGCCCTTGAGGCAGAGCAGCGCGGCGTCGTAGGCGCGCGCCGCGGCCTCGGGCGTGGCGTAGGAGCCGAGCCAGATCCGGCGCTTCTGGTTGGGCGCCCTGATCTCCGACACCCACGACCCCCAGCTCCGCATCCGCACCCCCTTGTACGGCCTCGCCGCCGCCTCCTTGCCGACGTCGACTACGCCGCTTTCCGGCCTGGCTAGCTTGTTGTCGGAAAAGGCGGTCGCCGTGAGGACGCCATTGCTGCCTGGGTTCTTCACCATTATATATGTTGCCGTTCGCGTGTCGCTCAGATCTTTCTCTGTTCGTGCCTTGGGCGGGGAAGGGACTGAGGTTGACACGCTGATGCGTCATGCGTGAGCAAGTCGACTGCTATATATAGTGGCGTCGAGCTCGAGTGCGAAAGGCCGCCTGCGCAGTGTGCGCGCGCAAGCAAAGGGTCACACACACCCACACTGCTTAGCTGTGGTCCTGTGGAGAAAGGGTTGGGGTTACCGATTTGGAAGACGCGCGTGCTTAGGTGTCATGCCACCCTCCTTTTAACAAAGTGTGTACTTCTTCGATGCTCCGCTTTTCTAATCTAGTTAGATCGTTCACATACGAGCGGGGATAAATCTGTGCTGTACTAACTTCTTGGTTGGGTTCGTCGAACACACACGGTAGTAGTAAAAACATGCGGTGTAAAATACACGTTCGTTATTTTAGACATCATATCATCACGATAGTGAAAACAATACTTTGAACACCGATCATCATTATATTATTCTTTATTTATAATAAAATGTAGTAAAATCATGACATCGACTTGTTATTAAGAAAAAAAATACCGATGATATGGCCTGTTTCAGAAGATATCATTGTTCAAAGTTTAACCGAGGTAAAAAGAACATGCAATGTCAGAATGAAATGTTTTATAGGATTACAATGACTGGTAAGTTTTATAGGATTACAATGACTGGTAAGTTTTATTTATTAACTGAAGAGAGTAAATCTTACATATCTATGCTTTAAACTTTACAACAACAAACTTGCAGGGGTTCAATGATTACGTTACTAATCGGAGAGTACTTTTGAAGTATCCACGTTAGACACGATAGGAAAAAAAGGATAAATCATAGATAATTTTACAAACATCAGAAACATCCATCCATCGATTCAATATACTCTAATCGTGGTCGACAATAACGATGGGAttttttcattaaaaaaaaaagaattaccCACCCACCTTCATCAttatgaaaatacttcaaaatAACCCCTTAAATCTATACACAATTTATTTATCTTTGTCATTATGAAAAATAACCTAAAGTCACTCCTTAATTTCTATCTATTTTACCCACCAATGCCATTGTAGAAAATAATAATAActccctaaatttgcatctaaattactcaTCTTCTCCATTGGAAAATATAAACTGAATCAATATCATATATGACATTATGAAAAACAATCTAAATTAACCTCCTAAAATTGCATCTAAATTATTCTTCCCTGCCATGAGATAACCTAACCCTTTATATAACGCATCTAAATTACCTATATCTaccatttataaaaagaaaaatccTAAATTACTTTTATATGTGCTTCTAAGTTATCCACTTATGCCATTTTTAATATAGAAAACCTAACACAAAGTATACATTCATGACGCATGGCATCATTCGCACCACATATACATTTATGCAAAAAAACGATGATCAGATTTATTTCCACATCAAATCTATATCTCAAGTTAATATGagttaaaaaaatatatagattATTTTGTAACTAAAGTTTATTACAACTGGACATAGATAATACTAATTGTGTGTTAGaatatgaaaaagttatcaattaagaatataaatataaacaactttgtttagCTATTGGTCCTAAGTGTTAAAGTGTATCCATAAATTTCGAACAATTCTCTTTTAAAAAGTTATTAGCTTGTGCAGAGTATGGTTTGATAGATTAGTTAGAATTAATATAATTCATTGTCAGATAGACAATGAGATTTGTacacctcttttttttttctagctaTAACATAATTGTAAGCTCAACGCCTGTACAAATATATAACCCTTGCCTTTGCCCTTTAGCAGTTTAGGCCTAGTTTAAATCCAGGGTGTAAAGTTTGgaggtgtcacatcgggtgttatATGGGGGTGTCGtatgaggtgttcggatactaataaaaaaataaattatagaatccgtcagtaatctacgagacgaatttattaagcctaattaatccgtcattagcacatgtgctactgtagcatcacattgtcaaatcatgtactaattaggcttaaaagattcgtctcgtaaattagtcgcaaactacgtaattaattattttttagtctatatttaatactccatgcatatgtcaaaTAATAATAGGATAGGAAGTAAATTTTagaggaggaactaaacaaggccttacctGCTCTTTACTTAAGAAGCTACTCCTACGTGCCTACTGCCTAGCTAGATCGTAGACATGGCATATGGGAGAACGGAGGAATGCAGCAAAGCCCACTGGAGTTTCAGGAATTTTTTTCTGcctgagaaagaaaaagaaacggAAACGATCACATGCACGCACTGCCAACTTCGCTGATGCTGTCGGAAACCAATAATAATAAAGCCATATTTACAAATCATAAAACTAGATCGATTAGCTGCCAGAAAGCAAAATACATTGTAGAAGCAAGAAAAATAAGCTTTCTCATTTTCGGTCTCTATATTTTTTATACAAAAGGTAGTGTCAGATCAGCAGCGGAAGATTGTTACTCTCTCTGAAGTCTGACTCTGGTGAGTGGTGACCCATGGTCATGATTTCTGAGGGAACCATTTATTTAGGAGTAATTTCTCAACTGTCTACGTACGCTTTAATTGCAGCTCTAGCCTACAAGGTCCCAGGTTACATCCAAGCGAGCCTGTTTGGTTACTACACCTCCCCCTAAAatttctatcacatcgaatatttagacacatgcatagagtattaaatatagactaattataaaattaattacataacttgcaaccaatttacgagacaaatcttttaagcctaattaggccatgatttgacaacatggtgctaccgtaaatatatgctaatgacagattaattaggcttaaaaaattcgtctaaaaaattagcctccatctatgtaattagtttcataattaatttatatttaatactctttattagcatctaaacatttgatgtgacataaattttagaacgactaaagaaccaaacactcgCCAACTTATCGTCACATCCAagcaaggccctgtttagttgtcAAACTTTGGATGTGCAAAGTTGACAAAATGTACTGTAGCAACACTTTAGCATTCGTTTGTATTcagtaataattgtccaaacgttgactaattaggctcaaaatgttcgtctcgtaaagtacaaccaaactgtacaattagtttttaattttgtctactttta harbors:
- the LOC136540907 gene encoding ethylene-responsive transcription factor ERF014-like; its protein translation is MVKNPGSNGVLTATAFSDNKLARPESGVVDVGKEAAARPYKGVRMRSWGSWVSEIRAPNQKRRIWLGSYATPEAAARAYDAALLCLKGSDAVLNFPTSSPSSSASSSHRRADKDDDPAAGGGMSPRSIQRAAAAAAAAIDDAGMTASADNRCSSSACATTPTSASLSSTQGSTDHVHQEQHATTTSSAAASTGSPPEGEELWTDLEAFASPKFMDLVDTGAAAPFSSTWEEPEDDGELMRLWSFC
- the LOC136540906 gene encoding vacuolar protein sorting-associated protein 9A-like; the encoded protein is MEGNADASSTAPLAWHDFLERMRQPSAAEFVKSIKSFIVTFSNRAPDPEKDSAAVQEFLENMEGAFRAHTPWAGSSEEELESAGEGLEKYVMTKLFNRVFASVPEDVKSDEELFEKMSLLQQFIRPENLDIKPEYQNETSWLLAQKELQKINMYKAPRDKLACILNCCKVINNLLLNASIVSNENPPGADEFLPVLIYVTIKANPPQLHSNLLYIQRYRRQTRLVSEAQYFFTNILSAESFIWNIDGESLSMNELDFQRKMDSARERLLGLSADSENQDSQANPDVQDRKSQNLKANRNSDASLSLKDHAQGSGQDMRRDSDVTVSGKHVEQVQSVSDLEKKGAGELLNEDDLNKKFQEYPFLFARASDLTIADVESLLNSYKQLVLRYVALAQGMGVSPETTLAQSGQTSDLVVSEEPENLNSVVNDNENSEINSKKVVDVISENHHSEAVDTEASEQMTQKTAVDSSDDLKALHQPENA